A genome region from Streptomyces sp. NBC_01296 includes the following:
- a CDS encoding HEAT repeat domain-containing protein produces the protein MLIGDVARRSGVSARMLRHYDSLGLVRPTGRTVSGYREYSSEDIRRIFHVESLRSLGLSLREVARALDDPGFRPSELVDDLVRQTQERIAVETALLTRLRRIGAAGPADWGDVLQIVALLHALGSESAGKRQRAALSSVEEVPVPVEALVEAVLSETDPNVAGALRWAVAQSGGAALELLAQGLASPVAGVRERAVQSIAEVPDERAIAVLQGALTSPDAAVRRHAALALGARGAADAVPTLIDMIVEGTNDVDAADALSALASRSGSADQIAAALVDRLPHGPGGSATRRRLAQALADIPGVTASRALKDLSHDEDPAVALTAAYVLTLRTAR, from the coding sequence GTGTTGATCGGTGATGTGGCCAGGCGGTCCGGGGTCAGCGCCCGCATGCTCAGGCACTACGACTCGCTCGGCCTGGTGCGGCCGACGGGACGTACCGTGTCCGGGTACCGGGAGTACTCCAGCGAGGACATCCGGCGGATCTTCCACGTCGAGAGCCTGCGGTCGTTGGGGCTGTCGTTGCGTGAAGTCGCGCGGGCCCTTGACGACCCCGGCTTCAGGCCCTCGGAACTCGTCGACGACCTCGTCCGCCAGACGCAGGAGCGCATCGCCGTCGAGACGGCGCTGCTCACGCGACTGCGCCGGATCGGTGCCGCAGGACCCGCCGACTGGGGGGACGTGCTTCAGATCGTCGCACTCCTGCATGCGCTGGGCTCGGAGAGCGCCGGGAAACGCCAGCGCGCGGCGTTGTCCTCGGTCGAAGAGGTGCCGGTGCCCGTGGAAGCGCTGGTCGAGGCAGTGCTGAGCGAGACGGATCCGAACGTTGCCGGGGCCCTTCGGTGGGCTGTGGCGCAATCAGGCGGTGCCGCATTGGAACTGTTGGCGCAGGGCCTGGCCTCACCGGTGGCCGGGGTGCGGGAACGGGCCGTCCAGTCCATCGCCGAGGTTCCGGACGAGCGGGCGATCGCCGTGTTGCAGGGCGCCCTCACGAGCCCCGACGCCGCGGTCCGCAGGCATGCGGCTCTGGCGCTCGGAGCACGTGGAGCGGCCGACGCGGTCCCGACTCTCATCGACATGATCGTCGAGGGGACGAACGACGTCGATGCAGCCGATGCACTGAGCGCGTTGGCGAGCCGTTCCGGTTCGGCCGATCAGATCGCCGCCGCGCTCGTCGACCGCCTCCCCCACGGTCCCGGTGGATCGGCCACGCGTCGACGGCTGGCACAAGCACTCGCGGACATCCCGGGAGTCACAGCCTCACGTGCCCTGAAGGATCTGTCACATGACGAAGATCCTGCCGTTGCGCTCACCGCGGCGTACGTCCTCACGCTGCGCACCGCACGATGA
- a CDS encoding HEAT repeat domain-containing protein gives MTTVEQDTHTARALQGLEDSRSSVRLRAALAIGSSPEARTVEKLIERCALEPEFFVREMLTWALTRHAASVTVPRLVAELRSGRAQARSQALHTLSKIGERKAWPAITRALLYDRDEEVARSAWRAAAALVPEGEEPELAGALAAQLGRGGRETQLSLSRAMITLGEAALPVLHAAMTDLDPRVRHHAVATERLLRDPDAGFESAIEEAKRVAALQDQPGGA, from the coding sequence ATGACCACGGTGGAACAGGACACGCATACGGCGAGAGCCCTCCAGGGGCTGGAAGACAGCCGGTCGTCAGTGCGGCTGCGGGCAGCCCTGGCGATCGGCTCGAGCCCGGAAGCGCGGACCGTCGAAAAGCTCATCGAGCGGTGCGCGCTCGAGCCCGAGTTCTTCGTGCGCGAGATGCTGACGTGGGCGCTCACCCGTCACGCAGCATCCGTGACGGTTCCACGGCTCGTCGCCGAGCTCCGTTCCGGGCGGGCGCAGGCACGAAGTCAGGCATTGCACACGTTGTCCAAGATCGGGGAGCGGAAGGCGTGGCCGGCGATCACGCGGGCGCTCCTGTACGACCGCGACGAGGAGGTGGCGCGGAGCGCCTGGCGGGCAGCGGCCGCGCTCGTGCCCGAAGGCGAGGAGCCTGAGCTGGCCGGAGCGCTGGCGGCACAGCTGGGGCGGGGCGGGCGCGAGACGCAGTTGAGCCTCAGCCGGGCGATGATCACCCTCGGTGAGGCCGCTCTGCCGGTCCTGCATGCTGCCATGACGGATCTCGACCCGCGCGTGCGTCACCATGCGGTCGCCACGGAACGATTGCTGCGCGACCCGGATGCCGGATTCGAGTCCGCGATCGAGGAGGCGAAGCGCGTTGCGGCCCTGCAGGACCAGCCAGGAGGAGCATAG
- a CDS encoding class I SAM-dependent methyltransferase, whose translation MTDSADAREADRALKAKHRTMWALGDYPAVATRVVAALGPVLVEACGVKRGDRVLDIAAGSGNAALPAALAGGEVIASDLTPELLDVGRREAAARGVELRWQEADAEALPFADGAFDTVMSCVGVMFAPHHQASADELVRVCRPGGTIGLINWTPEGFIGQMFATMRPYAPPPPPGAQPPPLWGREEHVRTLLGDRVTGVEARRQTIRVDLFEKPQSFRQFFKATYGPTIAVYRNIADDPEKTAALDRALDELAGGALRDGAMEWEYLLVTAHRSGAAPA comes from the coding sequence ATGACCGATTCGGCGGACGCGCGCGAGGCCGACCGTGCGCTCAAGGCGAAGCACCGGACGATGTGGGCGCTCGGCGATTACCCGGCCGTCGCCACACGGGTCGTCGCGGCTCTCGGGCCCGTACTGGTGGAGGCCTGCGGGGTGAAACGCGGCGACCGGGTGCTCGACATCGCCGCAGGATCGGGGAACGCCGCCCTTCCGGCCGCGCTGGCGGGCGGCGAGGTGATTGCGTCCGACCTGACGCCCGAACTGCTGGACGTGGGGCGGCGGGAGGCCGCGGCGCGCGGCGTCGAGCTGCGCTGGCAGGAGGCCGACGCCGAGGCCCTGCCCTTCGCCGACGGCGCGTTCGACACGGTCATGTCCTGCGTCGGGGTCATGTTCGCCCCGCACCACCAGGCCAGCGCCGACGAGCTGGTCCGGGTCTGCCGGCCGGGCGGCACGATCGGGCTGATCAACTGGACCCCGGAGGGGTTCATCGGGCAGATGTTCGCCACCATGAGGCCGTACGCGCCGCCACCGCCGCCCGGGGCGCAGCCGCCACCGCTGTGGGGGCGGGAGGAGCACGTCCGTACGCTCCTCGGCGACCGCGTCACCGGGGTCGAGGCGCGCCGGCAGACCATCCGCGTGGACCTCTTCGAGAAGCCGCAGAGCTTCCGCCAGTTCTTCAAGGCCACCTACGGACCGACGATCGCGGTCTACCGGAACATCGCCGACGACCCGGAGAAGACCGCTGCCCTGGACCGGGCCCTCGACGAACTGGCGGGCGGCGCGCTCCGGGACGGGGCGATGGAGTGGGAGTACCTCCTGGTCACCGCACACCGAAGCGGCGCTGCACCCGCCTGA
- a CDS encoding serine hydrolase domain-containing protein: MDESLHTVKNTAAGPDRPELQSAIQEIVDSGFAGVQLRVHDERGEWVGNAGVRKLGEADKPPTDGHFRVGSVTKTFTATLVLQLVAEGKVGLDTPADDYLPEFGLARQITVRMLLQHTSGLFNFTGEVYDDGTVVPGGVPGIGKEWMDNQFRTYQPEELVRMALSKPARFEPGTDWSYSNTNYVLARLLIEKVAGRSYAEEMQRLILGPLGLTGTVVPGASPEIPEPHAHGYYAYEDAGQWKVADTTDFNPSWISAAGDMISTSQDLHTFFSALMSGKLLPAPLLAEMRTPHPKVGYGLGVFVEETADGGTILQHNGGFWGWAALMYSTPDGGRTLTGSLTMGDAELDLAAMAGMFENVKQKLVQEVFGGGQTEPAQPTD; the protein is encoded by the coding sequence ATGGACGAGTCCCTCCACACCGTCAAGAACACCGCTGCCGGGCCGGATCGCCCGGAGCTGCAGAGCGCCATCCAGGAGATCGTCGATTCCGGCTTCGCCGGAGTGCAGTTGCGCGTCCATGATGAGCGGGGCGAGTGGGTCGGCAACGCCGGGGTGCGCAAGCTGGGCGAGGCCGACAAGCCGCCGACCGACGGGCACTTCCGGGTCGGCAGCGTCACCAAGACCTTCACCGCGACCCTGGTGCTGCAACTGGTGGCCGAGGGCAAGGTCGGGCTGGACACCCCGGCGGACGACTACCTGCCCGAGTTCGGGCTTGCCCGACAGATCACGGTGCGGATGCTGCTCCAGCACACCAGCGGGTTGTTCAACTTCACCGGCGAGGTCTACGACGACGGGACGGTCGTGCCCGGTGGAGTCCCCGGGATAGGCAAGGAGTGGATGGACAATCAGTTCCGCACCTACCAGCCGGAGGAGCTGGTGCGGATGGCGTTGTCCAAGCCGGCGCGGTTCGAGCCGGGGACGGACTGGAGCTACTCCAACACCAACTACGTGCTGGCCAGGCTGCTGATCGAGAAGGTCGCCGGCCGCTCCTACGCCGAGGAGATGCAGCGGCTCATCCTGGGTCCGCTCGGGCTGACCGGCACCGTGGTGCCGGGCGCCTCGCCGGAGATCCCCGAGCCGCACGCCCATGGCTACTACGCGTACGAGGACGCCGGCCAGTGGAAGGTGGCCGACACCACCGACTTCAACCCCTCCTGGATCTCCGCCGCCGGTGACATGATCTCGACCAGCCAGGACCTCCACACCTTCTTCTCAGCGCTGATGAGCGGCAAGCTCCTGCCTGCCCCGCTGCTGGCCGAGATGCGCACGCCGCACCCCAAGGTGGGCTACGGCCTGGGCGTGTTCGTGGAGGAGACGGCCGACGGTGGCACCATCCTCCAGCACAACGGCGGCTTCTGGGGCTGGGCGGCGCTGATGTACAGCACGCCCGACGGCGGCAGGACCCTGACCGGCTCGCTGACCATGGGGGACGCCGAGCTCGACTTGGCCGCCATGGCCGGGATGTTCGAGAACGTGAAGCAGAAGCTCGTCCAGGAAGTGTTCGGCGGCGGGCAGACCGAGCCGGCTCAGCCGACGGACTGA
- a CDS encoding MFS transporter — protein sequence MESTSGDQATETTAGLGVGLVVLAWLTQFLVGTDLFVVAPLLPAIAASLDVSPASTGLLITVFSIAYVVASPFAGWLSDRKDRATILVWALLLFSVANIATALAPNFGLLLVTRVVAGVAAAATGPTVYSLVSTRARPQARAQVLAVVGSGLLTALWVGAPAGSLLSQHVGWEATFVILAAGTFLLALPNAFAWRNGPRSVSGTPKEPVTDGRTGRGVAMSGVAVTTLWAFSVYSLYTFLAVALHADGRATAVTWLLVVYGVGAVIGGQVGGRFADRAGAVRVTRSALALTAVLEAVVALVYPVTWGLACALGLFALAGYAFFPAQQRHLVDMFPDRATGILSWNNSALFVGLSLAGAVGGQAVDSLGYPTFLYIGAAAAVAAFLLAGRRPGRPSGRPALP from the coding sequence ATGGAGTCGACGAGTGGGGACCAGGCTACCGAGACAACGGCCGGCCTCGGGGTCGGCCTCGTTGTCCTGGCGTGGCTGACGCAGTTTCTGGTGGGGACCGATCTCTTCGTGGTGGCGCCGCTGCTCCCCGCCATCGCCGCGTCACTCGATGTGTCGCCGGCCAGTACCGGTCTGCTGATCACGGTCTTCTCCATCGCTTACGTGGTGGCTTCGCCGTTCGCCGGGTGGCTCTCCGACCGAAAGGACCGCGCCACGATCCTGGTGTGGGCCCTGCTGCTGTTCTCGGTGGCCAACATCGCTACCGCGCTGGCGCCGAACTTCGGCCTGCTGCTGGTCACCCGCGTGGTGGCCGGCGTCGCTGCCGCGGCCACCGGACCCACCGTGTACTCGCTGGTCAGCACCCGGGCACGGCCCCAGGCACGGGCCCAGGTGCTGGCCGTCGTGGGATCGGGTCTGCTGACTGCCCTGTGGGTGGGTGCCCCGGCGGGGTCGCTGCTGAGCCAGCACGTGGGATGGGAGGCCACCTTCGTCATCCTCGCCGCAGGCACGTTCCTGCTGGCCCTGCCCAACGCGTTCGCCTGGCGTAACGGGCCACGTTCGGTGAGCGGCACACCGAAGGAGCCGGTGACAGACGGGCGGACCGGCAGGGGCGTCGCGATGTCCGGCGTCGCGGTCACAACCCTGTGGGCCTTCTCCGTCTACAGCCTGTACACGTTCCTGGCCGTTGCGCTGCACGCCGACGGCAGGGCGACCGCGGTGACGTGGCTGCTCGTCGTCTACGGCGTCGGAGCCGTCATCGGCGGACAGGTGGGCGGCCGGTTCGCCGACCGGGCCGGCGCCGTACGCGTCACCAGGTCGGCCCTGGCCCTGACGGCCGTACTGGAGGCCGTCGTGGCCCTCGTCTATCCGGTCACCTGGGGCCTGGCCTGTGCGCTCGGGCTCTTCGCGCTGGCGGGGTATGCGTTCTTCCCCGCCCAGCAGCGCCACCTGGTGGACATGTTTCCCGACCGGGCGACGGGCATTCTGTCGTGGAACAACAGCGCGCTGTTCGTCGGCCTGTCGCTGGCGGGCGCCGTCGGGGGGCAGGCCGTGGACTCCCTCGGCTACCCGACCTTCCTGTACATCGGCGCCGCCGCGGCCGTGGCAGCGTTCCTGCTCGCCGGTCGGCGACCGGGCCGACCATCCGGGCGTCCGGCCCTGCCCTAG
- a CDS encoding VOC family protein: MACRISELVIDAADPERLAAFWGKVLGYVELGREDDGSIEIGPPDAGFGGPQPTLVLSPGSDPRPGKLRLHIDVSATDRDQDAELERLLALGARPADVGQTGTESWHVLADPEGNEFCLLRTRLRPV; encoded by the coding sequence ATGGCATGCCGCATCAGCGAGCTGGTCATCGACGCCGCCGACCCCGAGCGGCTCGCCGCGTTCTGGGGCAAGGTCCTCGGCTACGTCGAACTCGGCCGGGAAGACGACGGAAGCATCGAGATCGGGCCGCCCGACGCCGGCTTCGGCGGCCCGCAGCCCACCCTCGTCCTCAGCCCCGGCAGCGACCCGCGGCCCGGGAAGCTCCGACTGCACATCGACGTCAGCGCCACCGACCGTGACCAGGACGCCGAGCTGGAGCGGCTGCTCGCTCTCGGGGCCAGGCCCGCCGACGTGGGTCAGACCGGGACCGAGAGCTGGCACGTCCTGGCCGACCCGGAAGGCAACGAATTCTGCCTCCTGCGCACGCGGCTCCGGCCCGTCTGA
- a CDS encoding helix-turn-helix domain-containing protein → MTRLGGRWRVTRPWPARLRPFVHSYAGYWEAAGAVPYRVRLVPTGRAVVVISLGEPFSQVHRLGDSSPDSQVTGSLVAGLEDGPRVCDHPGGQEAIRLELTPLGAYRLFAMPMSELTNRVVGLCDVLGPQAGLLAEQLAATSDWGARFDLLDVALAARLEHGPHPAPEVSHAWRLLSQAGGAIQVGRIAAEVGWSQGHLVRRFTEQIGLTPKMSARVLRFHRAVRLLSREGAHLTEVTAACGFYDQAHLNREFRALADTTPGQVAAARVAEGALAL, encoded by the coding sequence ATGACCCGGTTGGGTGGCCGGTGGCGGGTGACCCGCCCGTGGCCCGCCCGGTTACGCCCGTTCGTGCACAGCTACGCCGGCTATTGGGAGGCGGCGGGCGCCGTGCCCTATCGGGTGCGGCTGGTTCCCACGGGTCGAGCGGTCGTGGTGATCAGCCTGGGGGAGCCGTTCAGCCAGGTCCATCGGCTGGGGGACTCGAGTCCGGACAGCCAGGTGACCGGCTCGCTCGTTGCGGGGCTGGAGGACGGGCCCCGGGTGTGTGACCACCCTGGCGGCCAGGAGGCGATCCGGCTCGAGTTGACTCCACTGGGTGCCTACCGGCTGTTCGCCATGCCGATGAGCGAGCTGACCAACAGGGTGGTCGGGCTGTGCGACGTCCTCGGCCCCCAGGCGGGCCTGCTGGCGGAGCAACTGGCAGCCACCAGCGACTGGGGAGCCCGGTTCGACCTGCTCGACGTCGCCTTGGCCGCCCGCCTGGAACACGGCCCGCATCCCGCGCCCGAGGTGAGCCATGCCTGGCGACTGCTGTCCCAGGCCGGCGGGGCGATCCAGGTCGGCCGGATCGCGGCCGAAGTGGGCTGGAGCCAGGGCCACCTGGTCCGCCGGTTCACCGAACAGATAGGCCTGACGCCCAAGATGTCCGCCCGCGTCCTGCGCTTCCACCGGGCCGTGAGGCTGCTCTCCCGCGAGGGTGCCCATCTCACCGAAGTGACCGCTGCCTGCGGCTTCTACGACCAGGCCCACCTCAACCGCGAGTTCCGTGCCCTGGCCGACACCACTCCCGGCCAGGTGGCTGCCGCCCGTGTGGCGGAGGGAGCCCTCGCCCTGTGA
- a CDS encoding SpoIIE family protein phosphatase, whose amino-acid sequence MILSTALAAHPTRQERNLVHANSVAEALMRALLRPAPHQVGQVLISRGEVRRLDGPPALPLGLGSLAAADGPVAWSHRLTRGDVLLLVTDGLVEARDTGGDFHPLVDRLRHRFAGRVAPGPADVVNFLNTDLPRHTRNLHDDIARLAIAPHRHI is encoded by the coding sequence TTGATCCTCTCGACCGCGCTCGCCGCGCACCCCACCCGCCAGGAACGCAACCTCGTCCACGCCAACTCGGTCGCCGAGGCACTGATGCGGGCCCTGCTCCGCCCGGCGCCGCACCAGGTCGGGCAGGTGCTGATCTCTCGCGGCGAGGTGCGCAGGCTGGATGGCCCGCCGGCGCTGCCGCTCGGCCTGGGCAGCCTGGCCGCGGCGGACGGACCGGTGGCGTGGAGCCACCGGCTCACCCGGGGCGACGTACTGCTCCTGGTCACGGACGGGCTGGTCGAGGCCCGCGACACCGGCGGCGACTTCCATCCGCTCGTGGACCGGCTGCGCCACCGCTTCGCGGGCCGCGTGGCCCCCGGCCCCGCCGACGTCGTCAACTTCCTCAACACCGACCTTCCCCGTCATACCCGCAACCTTCACGACGACATCGCGAGGCTCGCGATCGCTCCGCACCGCCACATCTGA
- a CDS encoding helix-turn-helix domain-containing protein: MSNIVDPLVARIAARVRSERERRRWTLARLADASGVSQAMISRIERGESSPTAVVLGKLSAAFQLSVASLLALAEGAQDDGTAGTAGVHREADAAEWRDPATGYRRRQITGPQFPAEIAEIHLPPGARVPYPAAAFAFVRQVVWVLDGHLTFHDGDAVHELGRGDTIELGEPTARVFANTTDTGCRYAVILARGARP, from the coding sequence ATGTCCAACATAGTAGATCCTCTGGTGGCCCGGATCGCAGCCCGCGTCCGCTCCGAACGGGAACGCCGCCGCTGGACCCTGGCCCGGCTCGCGGACGCCTCGGGCGTCTCCCAGGCCATGATCAGCCGGATCGAGCGGGGCGAGAGCAGCCCCACCGCGGTGGTTCTGGGCAAGTTGTCCGCCGCCTTCCAGCTCAGCGTCGCCTCCCTGCTGGCCCTCGCCGAAGGAGCGCAGGACGACGGGACGGCAGGCACCGCAGGGGTGCACCGCGAGGCCGACGCGGCCGAGTGGCGCGACCCCGCCACCGGCTACCGGCGCCGCCAGATCACCGGCCCGCAGTTCCCCGCGGAGATTGCCGAGATCCACCTGCCCCCGGGAGCCCGCGTGCCCTATCCGGCCGCAGCCTTCGCCTTCGTGCGCCAGGTCGTCTGGGTCCTCGACGGCCACCTGACCTTCCACGACGGGGACGCCGTCCACGAACTCGGCAGGGGCGACACCATCGAACTCGGCGAGCCCACCGCGCGCGTCTTCGCCAACACCACCGACACCGGGTGCCGCTACGCCGTCATCCTCGCCCGCGGCGCACGGCCGTGA
- a CDS encoding GNAT family N-acetyltransferase — protein MNPIYERRQAVTVRRALPGDAEAVRAIRNHAIEHSTALWTDTLQSPAEGAAWLAGHLARGSAFIAEVEGETAGFAVYGPWREKDGYRHTVEDSVYVREGMHGLGIGSALLAELIASARDAGHHVVVAGIEAENTASIRLHERFGFRHAGTVPEVGTKFGRWLDLTLMQLPLT, from the coding sequence ATGAATCCAATATACGAGAGACGTCAAGCGGTGACGGTACGCCGGGCACTCCCCGGTGACGCGGAGGCCGTCCGCGCGATCCGCAACCATGCGATCGAACACTCGACGGCCCTGTGGACGGACACCCTGCAGTCCCCGGCCGAGGGGGCGGCGTGGCTCGCCGGCCACCTGGCGCGCGGCTCGGCGTTCATTGCCGAGGTGGAGGGCGAGACGGCCGGGTTCGCGGTCTACGGTCCGTGGCGGGAGAAGGACGGGTACCGCCACACCGTGGAGGACTCGGTCTACGTCCGCGAAGGCATGCACGGGCTGGGCATCGGCTCCGCGCTGCTGGCCGAACTCATCGCCTCGGCGCGCGATGCCGGCCACCACGTCGTGGTCGCCGGCATCGAAGCCGAGAACACCGCATCCATCCGGCTGCACGAACGGTTCGGCTTCCGCCACGCCGGCACGGTGCCGGAGGTCGGCACCAAGTTCGGCCGATGGCTCGACCTGACCCTCATGCAGCTGCCCCTGACCTGA
- a CDS encoding ABC transporter ATP-binding protein has translation MKPFFSVRELRSGYAGGLVLGGVDLDLDAGGIIAVLGRNGVGKTTLISTVMGLVRPYGGSVTLDGREIAGARVDVIARAGVGVVPQGRRVFAPLTVAEHLTIASRRPATGPWTRARVLDLLPRLGERLGHRGDELSGGEQQMLAIARALLGNPRLLLLDEPSDGLAPAIVAQVGEVIREVGAQGMSVVLVEQNLGLAFSVAEEVAVMQKGCIVHRAACAEFASRPDDRRRLLGVD, from the coding sequence GTGAAGCCGTTCTTCAGTGTGCGTGAGCTGCGCTCCGGTTACGCCGGGGGCCTCGTCCTCGGCGGTGTCGACCTGGATCTCGACGCGGGCGGGATCATCGCCGTGCTCGGGCGCAACGGGGTCGGGAAGACCACCCTGATCTCGACCGTCATGGGGCTCGTGCGGCCGTACGGAGGCAGCGTCACCCTCGATGGCCGGGAGATCGCCGGGGCCCGCGTCGACGTGATCGCCCGAGCCGGGGTCGGCGTCGTCCCGCAGGGGCGCCGGGTGTTCGCGCCGCTGACCGTGGCCGAGCACCTGACGATCGCCTCGAGGCGTCCGGCGACGGGCCCGTGGACGAGGGCCCGCGTCCTCGACCTGCTGCCGCGGCTGGGGGAGCGGCTCGGGCACCGTGGGGACGAGCTCTCCGGCGGGGAACAGCAGATGCTCGCGATCGCCAGGGCCCTGCTGGGCAATCCGCGCCTGCTGCTGCTCGACGAGCCGTCCGACGGCCTGGCTCCCGCGATCGTCGCCCAGGTCGGTGAGGTGATCCGCGAGGTGGGCGCTCAGGGCATGTCGGTCGTCCTCGTCGAGCAGAACCTGGGGCTCGCGTTCTCCGTCGCCGAGGAGGTCGCGGTGATGCAGAAGGGGTGCATCGTCCACCGAGCGGCCTGTGCGGAATTCGCATCCCGCCCCGACGACCGGCGGCGCCTGCTCGGCGTCGACTGA
- a CDS encoding ABC transporter ATP-binding protein, whose product MTDRDHHHSLLELRQLSRHFGSFRALDEVSLTVTAGARHAIIGPNGAGKSTLFGLISGTLPVTGGSVLVDGNDVTRLPVHRRVGLGIAATFQHSSLFMRESVLENVLLAVLRRAGGGLGGRRKVGARPKELARAHALLERVGLPTRHEVAAAELSHGERRQLEVAVALATDPRLLLLDEPAAGMSPAETARLTELIAALPGEVTVLLIEHDLDMVFELADTVTVMHLGRHLMTGTPDEVRACAEVQNAYLGTVEVSS is encoded by the coding sequence GTGACAGACCGCGACCACCACCATTCCCTGCTCGAACTACGGCAGCTGTCACGGCACTTCGGGTCCTTCCGGGCCCTGGACGAGGTCTCCCTCACGGTGACGGCCGGGGCGCGGCACGCGATCATCGGCCCGAACGGTGCGGGCAAGTCGACCCTGTTCGGGCTGATCTCCGGAACGCTGCCCGTCACCGGCGGATCCGTCCTCGTCGACGGGAACGACGTGACCCGGCTGCCCGTGCACCGCCGGGTCGGGCTCGGCATCGCAGCGACGTTTCAGCACTCCAGTCTCTTCATGCGCGAGTCCGTGCTGGAGAACGTCCTGCTCGCCGTGTTGCGCCGGGCCGGGGGAGGCCTGGGCGGCCGGCGGAAGGTCGGCGCCCGGCCGAAGGAACTCGCACGGGCGCATGCACTGCTCGAGCGGGTGGGCCTGCCCACCCGGCACGAGGTCGCGGCGGCCGAACTCTCGCACGGCGAGCGGCGGCAGCTGGAGGTCGCCGTCGCACTGGCCACCGACCCCCGGCTGCTGCTCCTGGACGAGCCTGCCGCCGGCATGTCTCCCGCGGAGACCGCGCGGCTCACCGAGCTGATCGCCGCGCTGCCCGGCGAGGTGACCGTACTGCTCATCGAACACGACCTCGACATGGTCTTCGAGCTCGCCGACACGGTCACCGTCATGCACCTCGGCAGACATCTGATGACCGGCACTCCGGACGAGGTACGGGCCTGCGCCGAAGTCCAGAACGCCTACCTCGGCACCGTGGAGGTCTCCTCGTGA
- a CDS encoding branched-chain amino acid ABC transporter permease, with amino-acid sequence MSPNRAAGKGVRRPALTAAVVVALALAPFVLGPYAIGTLSRILVFGLLAISVNLLTGLTGLPTLGQSAYFGVGAYTAAIVATRLTDIAILQLLIAAGVSALVAVPTGWLAVRARGVVFLMLTLAIGEIAYSAAVNWKSLTNGTDGVSGIPPVVPLPGMPALALDGLVYFYVLAVFLLLFAAVSRLGSTPFALALRGIRDNEPRMKAIGYPTQRYALTAYCGAGAVAGAAGALWVSVQRFVSPGDAGFEIAALALLAVVIGGSGSMWGACAGAALVWLTRDYLGNLEVVAGRGPLLLGVLFVVAVYTLPRGLAGVRLPLKLTRKGTA; translated from the coding sequence ATGAGCCCGAACAGAGCTGCCGGGAAGGGCGTGCGGCGGCCGGCCCTGACCGCCGCCGTGGTCGTCGCCCTCGCCCTCGCCCCCTTCGTCCTCGGCCCGTACGCCATCGGCACCCTGTCGCGGATCCTGGTGTTCGGGCTCCTCGCCATCAGCGTGAACCTGCTCACCGGCCTGACCGGACTGCCGACCCTCGGCCAGTCGGCCTACTTCGGGGTCGGCGCCTATACGGCCGCGATCGTGGCGACGCGACTCACCGACATCGCAATCCTCCAACTCCTCATCGCCGCGGGCGTCTCCGCGCTCGTGGCGGTGCCCACCGGGTGGCTGGCGGTGCGGGCCCGGGGCGTCGTCTTCCTGATGCTGACGCTGGCCATCGGCGAGATCGCGTACAGCGCCGCCGTCAACTGGAAGTCGCTGACGAACGGCACCGACGGAGTGTCGGGCATCCCGCCCGTCGTACCGCTGCCCGGCATGCCCGCCCTGGCGCTGGACGGGCTGGTCTACTTCTACGTACTGGCCGTGTTCCTGCTGCTCTTCGCGGCCGTCTCGCGCCTGGGCTCGACTCCGTTCGCCCTCGCCCTGCGCGGCATCCGCGACAACGAGCCGCGGATGAAGGCGATCGGATACCCGACGCAGCGCTACGCCCTGACCGCCTACTGCGGCGCCGGGGCGGTGGCCGGGGCCGCCGGAGCCCTGTGGGTCTCGGTCCAGCGGTTCGTCTCGCCCGGCGACGCCGGATTCGAGATCGCCGCCCTGGCGCTGCTGGCCGTCGTCATCGGCGGCTCCGGCTCGATGTGGGGGGCCTGCGCCGGCGCCGCACTGGTCTGGCTCACCCGCGATTACCTCGGAAACCTCGAAGTCGTCGCCGGGCGCGGGCCGTTGCTGCTCGGTGTGCTCTTCGTCGTCGCCGTCTACACGCTGCCCCGCGGGCTGGCGGGCGTACGGCTGCCGCTCAAGCTCACCCGGAAGGGGACGGCGTGA